Proteins co-encoded in one Marinomonas sp. IMCC 4694 genomic window:
- the adk gene encoding adenylate kinase, which translates to MRVILLGAPGAGKGTQAQFITEAFGIPQISTGDMLRAAVKAGSEMGLKAKAVMDAGQLVSDDIIIGLVKERLNQDDCANGALFDGFPRTIPQADALKEAGVAIDYVVEIDVADEEIVQRMSGRRVHEESGRTYHLVYNPPKVTGKDDVTGDDLVQRADDTEETVRLRLGVYHDQTAPLIGYYQDWLKADATTAPQFVKVNGVGDLNNIKQSLLDSLKA; encoded by the coding sequence ATGCGAGTAATTTTATTAGGTGCGCCTGGCGCAGGCAAAGGTACTCAGGCTCAATTTATTACGGAAGCGTTTGGCATCCCGCAGATCTCAACAGGCGACATGTTGCGTGCAGCAGTCAAAGCAGGCAGTGAGATGGGGTTAAAAGCCAAAGCTGTAATGGATGCCGGTCAGCTTGTTTCTGATGATATTATTATTGGCTTAGTTAAAGAGCGATTGAATCAAGACGATTGTGCCAATGGTGCATTATTTGATGGCTTTCCACGAACTATTCCTCAGGCCGATGCGCTTAAAGAGGCGGGTGTGGCGATTGACTACGTCGTTGAAATTGATGTGGCTGATGAAGAGATTGTTCAACGTATGAGTGGTCGTCGTGTGCATGAAGAATCTGGTCGTACCTACCACCTTGTGTACAACCCACCAAAAGTGACAGGCAAGGACGATGTGACAGGCGATGATCTTGTTCAGCGTGCCGATGACACCGAGGAAACGGTGCGTTTGCGCTTAGGTGTGTATCATGATCAAACCGCGCCACTGATTGGTTATTATCAAGATTGGTTAAAAGCCGACGCAACCACCGCCCCTCAGTTCGTCAAAGTAAACGGTGTGGGTGACTTAAATAACATTAAACAAAGTTTATTAGACTCTTTGAAGGCTTAA
- the tsaB gene encoding tRNA (adenosine(37)-N6)-threonylcarbamoyltransferase complex dimerization subunit type 1 TsaB — protein sequence MSIILALDTSTPACSVALNINGVVLEDFRMAPRMHNDLILPMVDQILNQAGLQLSDLDAIAFGCGPGSFTGLRISAGVVQGLAFGADLPVVPVSTLAALSLEAFQKTGQQNWLAALDARMGEIYLGGYRVTKDDGQYEIDSLIDECVVKPGALSVLPESYNGVGSGWCYADTLSALLPEKPAHILVDCAPRAACIAELGALSFAKGHSVSAYVAIPTYLRDEISWEKQAPRVGKR from the coding sequence ATGTCGATTATTTTGGCTTTGGACACTTCAACACCAGCGTGTTCGGTGGCGTTGAATATAAATGGCGTCGTGTTAGAAGATTTTCGCATGGCGCCTCGTATGCACAATGATCTGATTTTGCCTATGGTGGATCAGATTTTGAATCAAGCCGGTTTGCAGCTGTCAGACCTTGATGCCATTGCCTTTGGTTGTGGTCCTGGGTCTTTTACCGGCTTGAGAATCAGTGCCGGTGTGGTGCAGGGGCTTGCTTTTGGTGCCGATTTACCTGTCGTTCCAGTGTCTACCTTGGCGGCACTGTCATTAGAGGCGTTCCAAAAAACGGGTCAACAAAATTGGCTTGCGGCGTTAGATGCTCGTATGGGAGAAATCTATTTAGGTGGCTATCGTGTAACAAAAGACGATGGCCAATATGAAATAGACTCTTTAATTGATGAGTGTGTGGTGAAGCCTGGCGCATTGTCGGTTTTGCCTGAGTCTTATAACGGTGTCGGTTCCGGTTGGTGTTACGCTGATACTTTGAGTGCATTGCTTCCAGAAAAACCCGCTCATATTCTAGTGGATTGCGCGCCACGAGCGGCCTGTATTGCTGAGCTCGGTGCGCTGTCCTTTGCTAAAGGGCATTCAGTGTCCGCTTACGTTGCCATTCCAACCTATTTAAGAGACGAGATTAGCTGGGAAAAACAAGCACCTCGTGTAGGGAAACGTTGA
- a CDS encoding undecaprenyl-diphosphate phosphatase yields MLWYHIVFLAVIQGLTEFLPISSSAHLILPAQLLDWPDQGLAFDVAVHVGTLVAIVGYFRQDIWQIIVAWCVSLRTRRSTPNSRLAWWICIATLPAGIAGFLFDDFISHHLRSVEVIAYTTIGFGVLLWLSDRFGAATKSEADFGIKSVLYIGAAQALALIPGTSRSGITMTAARSLGFTRESAAKFSFLLSIPLILAAGGLKSVELISSNATVDWVSIGMGVLLSAISAYLCIYLFLKWLNTIGFFPFFVYRMLLGSILLLMVYL; encoded by the coding sequence ATGTTGTGGTATCACATTGTATTTCTAGCCGTAATTCAGGGGCTGACCGAGTTTCTGCCTATCTCCAGCTCGGCGCATTTGATTTTACCGGCTCAATTGCTTGATTGGCCAGATCAAGGCTTGGCGTTTGATGTTGCGGTGCATGTAGGCACTTTAGTGGCTATTGTTGGTTATTTCAGACAGGATATTTGGCAAATTATCGTCGCATGGTGTGTGTCATTGAGAACACGCCGATCAACGCCAAACAGCCGATTGGCTTGGTGGATCTGTATTGCGACCTTGCCAGCGGGCATTGCAGGCTTTTTGTTTGATGATTTTATCAGTCATCACTTACGCTCTGTAGAGGTCATCGCCTATACAACAATAGGTTTTGGTGTCTTGTTGTGGTTATCTGATCGCTTTGGTGCAGCAACAAAATCGGAAGCAGATTTTGGTATTAAAAGCGTGTTGTACATTGGTGCTGCTCAAGCGCTTGCTTTAATACCGGGCACGTCTCGATCAGGCATTACCATGACAGCCGCGCGCTCATTGGGTTTTACTCGGGAAAGTGCGGCTAAATTTTCGTTTTTGCTCTCCATTCCGCTTATCTTAGCCGCCGGTGGCTTGAAGTCGGTGGAGCTTATATCTTCAAACGCCACGGTAGATTGGGTCAGCATTGGAATGGGCGTATTATTGTCTGCAATCAGCGCGTACTTGTGTATTTATTTGTTTTTAAAATGGTTGAACACCATCGGATTTTTCCCCTTTTTTGTTTATAGAATGCTCTTAGGCTCGATTTTATTGCTGATGGTGTATTTATAA
- a CDS encoding class I SAM-dependent methyltransferase: MRHSIAVATNDKIFESEARSLAMSLGLVFLSLNVPIKFVTQYDYLILKTQDGIAIAKTGKGAPKPVCVDFTSGAADHRRRFGGGKGQDIAKAVGLNKRPGLSVLDATAGLGRDAFVLACLGCSVSLCERVNFVRAMLEDGLYRGTFYHEVADIVANMHLLDTDIKGVDSGSQFDVVYLDPMYPHMDKSSAAAKKEMAFFRDLVGQDLDADALLPHALRLAQYRVVVKRPKGAPFLNHAKPTYQLEGKSGRFDIYVLKSLDSLHAVR; encoded by the coding sequence TTGCGACATTCTATAGCGGTTGCCACAAACGATAAGATATTCGAGTCAGAAGCACGGTCTTTGGCGATGTCATTGGGTTTGGTGTTCTTATCGCTGAATGTGCCGATAAAATTCGTGACCCAGTACGACTATTTGATATTGAAAACGCAGGATGGTATCGCCATTGCCAAAACAGGCAAAGGCGCTCCCAAACCGGTTTGTGTTGACTTCACCTCTGGTGCGGCCGATCACAGAAGACGATTTGGCGGTGGTAAGGGTCAAGACATTGCCAAAGCTGTTGGTTTAAATAAGCGTCCTGGTCTTTCTGTATTGGATGCGACGGCAGGATTGGGTCGAGATGCCTTTGTATTGGCTTGTTTAGGTTGTTCTGTTTCCCTGTGTGAACGAGTAAACTTTGTGCGAGCTATGTTAGAGGATGGCTTGTATCGAGGCACTTTTTACCATGAAGTGGCGGATATTGTAGCGAACATGCACTTGCTTGATACGGATATCAAAGGCGTTGATTCTGGTTCGCAGTTTGATGTGGTGTATTTAGACCCAATGTACCCTCATATGGACAAATCTTCTGCGGCGGCCAAAAAAGAAATGGCTTTTTTTAGGGATTTAGTGGGGCAGGATTTGGATGCCGACGCACTTTTGCCGCATGCGTTACGGTTAGCGCAATATCGAGTGGTTGTAAAGCGCCCTAAAGGCGCTCCTTTTTTAAATCATGCCAAGCCGACGTATCAATTGGAAGGTAAGTCGGGGCGGTTTGATATTTATGTTTTGAAATCCCTCGACTCATTGCACGCCGTTAGATAG
- a CDS encoding SlyX family protein translates to MNTSQINQRIDELEFKMQFQEDTIDNLNQALISQQKDLLLMREKLVLLGNQLESYRQQQPIHDGDRPPHY, encoded by the coding sequence ATGAACACCTCACAAATCAACCAGCGAATAGACGAATTAGAGTTTAAAATGCAATTTCAAGAAGACACAATAGACAACTTAAACCAAGCACTTATCAGCCAACAAAAAGACCTGTTATTAATGAGGGAAAAGCTGGTTTTACTGGGTAACCAATTGGAGTCGTACCGCCAACAACAGCCCATTCATGACGGCGATAGACCACCGCATTATTGA
- a CDS encoding cold shock domain-containing protein has product MNDHQDNISHNKESAPNAGLFSLRTFIVSLIIALVMPLLIAGVLGQDIMAHFPVYFGFILVSVYVGAMLSQVKSSVVDSDIEEEDEDDDREQGTVKWFNSSKGFGFLTMENGDDVFVHYRAIRGRGRRFLVEGQLVRFYVTEGEKGKQAENVSIIRG; this is encoded by the coding sequence ATGAATGATCATCAGGATAATATTTCACATAATAAAGAGTCAGCTCCGAATGCTGGTTTATTTTCATTACGTACCTTCATTGTTAGCCTAATTATTGCTTTAGTTATGCCTTTGCTTATTGCGGGTGTTTTAGGCCAAGATATTATGGCTCATTTCCCAGTGTATTTTGGGTTTATTCTTGTATCTGTCTATGTTGGTGCGATGCTTAGTCAGGTTAAATCGTCGGTTGTTGATTCTGATATAGAGGAAGAGGATGAAGACGATGACCGTGAGCAAGGAACGGTTAAATGGTTCAATTCTTCGAAGGGCTTTGGCTTTTTGACAATGGAAAATGGTGATGATGTTTTTGTTCATTATCGCGCTATTCGTGGCCGTGGTCGCCGTTTCCTTGTGGAAGGCCAATTAGTTCGCTTTTATGTTACAGAAGGCGAAAAAGGTAAGCAGGCGGAAAACGTTTCCATTATTCGCGGTTAA
- the tpx gene encoding thiol peroxidase: MAIVTLKGNPFETAGSLPAVGSVAPAFELVKTDLSVTSLADYAGAKLVLNIFPSVDTPTCATSVRKFNESAAAFKGVNVLCVSADLPFAAARFCGAEGIDNVDTGSSFRSTFGDDYGLVFTTGPLIGLLSRAVVVLDEVGNVIYTEQVAETADEPNYDAVLAVLA; encoded by the coding sequence ATGGCAATTGTTACCCTTAAAGGTAATCCTTTTGAAACAGCAGGCTCACTTCCAGCTGTTGGTAGTGTCGCGCCAGCGTTTGAGCTTGTGAAAACCGATTTGTCTGTCACGAGTTTAGCGGATTATGCGGGTGCTAAGTTGGTTTTGAACATATTCCCATCCGTTGACACGCCAACGTGTGCGACTTCAGTTCGCAAATTTAATGAATCAGCAGCGGCCTTCAAAGGTGTGAATGTTCTTTGTGTGTCTGCGGATTTACCTTTTGCTGCCGCGCGTTTTTGTGGCGCTGAAGGCATTGATAATGTCGATACAGGCTCTAGTTTCCGGTCTACTTTCGGTGATGACTATGGTCTTGTGTTTACAACAGGTCCACTTATTGGTCTTTTATCTCGTGCTGTAGTTGTGCTGGATGAAGTTGGAAACGTCATTTATACAGAGCAAGTTGCTGAAACGGCAGATGAGCCAAATTACGACGCTGTTTTGGCCGTACTAGCTTAG
- the dapE gene encoding succinyl-diaminopimelate desuccinylase, with amino-acid sequence MSDLSPTLKLALDLISRPSVTPDDAGCQDLIIERLKNIGFTVELMPFGEVKNFYAKRGHSGPNLCFAGHTDVVPTGPENEWTVPPFSPEIIDGVLYGRGAADMKGSLAAMVTAVEDFVSKHASHDGQISFLITSDEEGPFVDGTTRVVDALIARNETVDWCIVGEPSSTKTLGDIIKNGRRGSFSGDLTVYGKQGHVAYPHLAENPIHLAAPALAEMANSHWDNGNDFFPPTSFQVSNIQSGTGATNVVPGKLNAQFNFRFSSELDFDALKARVIDILEKHNLRYDIQWTYNGLPFLTRPGELVDAIVEAVQSTVNITPELSTSGGTSDGRFIAKMGTQVVELGPINATIHQINECVDAESLNQLSTIYSRILSNLFTHKA; translated from the coding sequence ATGTCTGACTTGTCCCCCACTCTAAAACTTGCACTCGATCTTATTTCTCGCCCATCGGTTACGCCTGACGACGCTGGCTGTCAGGATCTTATAATAGAACGGCTAAAAAATATCGGCTTTACTGTTGAATTGATGCCATTCGGTGAAGTGAAAAATTTTTACGCTAAACGTGGTCATTCTGGTCCAAACCTATGTTTTGCAGGGCACACAGACGTTGTGCCAACAGGTCCTGAAAACGAATGGACCGTGCCACCCTTCTCGCCAGAAATAATCGATGGTGTTCTTTATGGCCGTGGTGCCGCAGACATGAAAGGCAGTCTAGCGGCCATGGTGACTGCCGTCGAAGATTTTGTCAGCAAACACGCAAGTCACGATGGCCAAATTTCTTTCTTAATCACCAGTGATGAGGAAGGCCCTTTTGTTGATGGCACAACCCGTGTTGTCGACGCTTTAATAGCGCGAAACGAGACGGTAGATTGGTGCATTGTTGGCGAACCGTCCAGCACCAAAACACTGGGGGACATTATCAAAAATGGCCGCCGTGGGTCTTTCAGCGGCGACTTAACCGTGTACGGTAAACAAGGTCACGTGGCCTATCCACATTTGGCAGAAAACCCAATCCACTTGGCAGCACCAGCTCTGGCTGAAATGGCCAATTCGCACTGGGACAATGGTAACGATTTTTTCCCACCGACCAGTTTTCAAGTGTCTAATATTCAATCTGGCACCGGCGCCACCAATGTGGTTCCTGGCAAATTAAACGCCCAATTTAATTTTCGTTTTTCATCGGAACTGGATTTTGATGCCCTAAAAGCACGCGTCATTGATATTTTAGAGAAACATAACTTACGCTATGACATCCAGTGGACTTACAATGGCTTACCATTCTTAACACGTCCGGGTGAACTGGTTGATGCGATTGTCGAAGCGGTTCAATCAACGGTGAATATTACACCTGAATTATCGACTTCTGGTGGCACTTCAGACGGGCGTTTCATTGCCAAAATGGGCACGCAAGTGGTTGAACTTGGGCCCATTAATGCAACCATCCATCAAATTAATGAGTGCGTTGATGCAGAAAGTCTGAACCAGCTGTCTACTATTTACAGCCGCATACTTTCCAACCTCTTCACTCACAAGGCGTAA
- a CDS encoding ArsC family reductase, protein MIDIYGIKNCDTMKKAFRWLDEQQIEYRFHDYKKEDLEETQAKLWVEEFGWESVINKRGTTWRKLDDSIKKAMSNDQAINIMIAQPSIIKRPILSKNGTTILGFTPVDYANNLL, encoded by the coding sequence ATGATAGACATTTATGGTATTAAAAACTGTGACACCATGAAAAAAGCCTTTCGGTGGCTTGATGAACAGCAGATTGAATATCGCTTTCATGATTATAAGAAAGAAGACTTAGAAGAAACTCAGGCAAAATTATGGGTAGAGGAGTTTGGCTGGGAAAGCGTGATTAACAAACGCGGCACAACGTGGCGAAAGTTAGACGACAGCATCAAGAAAGCCATGAGCAACGACCAAGCTATCAACATAATGATAGCCCAACCGTCCATCATCAAACGCCCTATTCTAAGCAAAAATGGCACCACTATTTTAGGATTCACTCCCGTCGATTACGCCAATAACCTGCTTTAA
- the dapD gene encoding 2,3,4,5-tetrahydropyridine-2,6-dicarboxylate N-succinyltransferase, which translates to MSHTNFAFGLGIGTQNKEGNWLEVFYSSPSLNAEKGTLDALLESTNYEGGNSTLILDESDLNRLHMSLLKAGNIEQAELASRLKASRQPVILCVLATDEAPSNPAEVYLKLQLISHRLVQPHNTVLDGMFGLLINTAWTNEGPIDVRELADRQLSARMEGRTIEVFSVDKFPKMLNFVVPTGIRVGDAARVRLGAHLAEGTTVMHEGFVNFNAGTLGNSMVEGRISAGVVVGNGSDLGGGCSTMGTLSGGGNIVIAVGEKCLIGANAGIGIGLGDRCIVESGLYITAGSKVALLDEHNHVVSSVKARELSGQSDLLFRRNSTTGAIECKTNKTAIELNEALHAHN; encoded by the coding sequence ATGAGTCATACAAATTTCGCGTTCGGTCTTGGCATCGGCACTCAAAATAAAGAAGGCAACTGGCTAGAAGTTTTTTACTCGTCTCCCAGCCTTAACGCGGAAAAAGGCACGCTAGACGCTTTATTAGAAAGCACCAACTATGAAGGCGGCAACAGCACGCTAATACTGGATGAAAGCGATTTAAACCGCTTGCACATGAGCCTTTTAAAAGCCGGAAACATAGAGCAAGCCGAGTTAGCATCGCGTTTAAAAGCGTCACGCCAGCCGGTTATTCTGTGTGTACTTGCTACAGACGAAGCGCCAAGCAACCCAGCCGAAGTGTACTTAAAACTGCAACTGATTTCGCATCGCCTAGTACAACCGCACAACACGGTACTCGATGGCATGTTTGGTTTACTAATCAACACGGCGTGGACAAACGAAGGTCCGATCGATGTTCGTGAATTAGCAGACCGCCAATTAAGCGCTCGCATGGAAGGCCGTACTATTGAAGTATTCAGCGTAGATAAATTCCCCAAAATGTTGAATTTTGTTGTCCCCACCGGCATTCGCGTTGGCGATGCTGCCCGCGTTCGTCTTGGCGCTCATTTAGCCGAAGGGACAACCGTGATGCACGAAGGCTTCGTTAACTTCAACGCAGGTACATTAGGTAACAGCATGGTCGAGGGTCGTATTTCAGCGGGCGTTGTGGTCGGTAATGGCTCTGATCTAGGCGGCGGCTGCTCTACAATGGGCACACTGTCAGGTGGCGGAAATATTGTGATCGCGGTTGGTGAAAAATGCTTAATTGGCGCCAATGCAGGCATCGGCATTGGCCTAGGTGATCGCTGTATCGTCGAGTCAGGTTTATACATCACAGCCGGTTCAAAAGTTGCCCTGCTAGACGAACACAACCACGTTGTTTCTAGCGTAAAAGCGCGTGAGCTTTCAGGTCAATCTGATCTATTGTTCCGTCGTAACTCAACGACTGGCGCAATCGAGTGTAAAACCAACAAGACAGCCATTGAACTGAACGAAGCCCTTCACGCTCACAACTAA
- the dapC gene encoding succinyldiaminopimelate transaminase: MNPLIHSLHPYPFQKLAELIEGLTPNPAKPLIKLTIGEPQHEAPAVVVDTLANSLNGISKYPSTKGELPLRRAISDWAQRRFSLDNLNPDTEILPVSGTREALFAITQTLVGEKQNALVISPNPFYQIYEGAGILAGADLFFLPCGSDTQYKVDYSLVDDATWARCEVLFVCSPNNPSGTITTLDDYAYLIDKAHTHNFTIVADECYSEIYFGEQAPLGLLEACQRLGHTDYKQCLIFQSLSKRSNLPGLRSGFVAGDAAILTPFLLYRTYQGCAMPIHHQEASVAAWNDEAHVIKNREIYTRKFDSVLEILSPIMPISKPEAGFYLWPELIMTDEDFCTALYQEESVLVLPGSYLGREVDGKNPGSHHVRMALVAEESECVEAAKRIRDFLSRR; encoded by the coding sequence ATGAACCCTCTGATACATTCTTTGCACCCTTACCCTTTTCAAAAGCTTGCCGAGCTCATTGAAGGGTTGACACCTAACCCAGCCAAACCGCTGATCAAGTTAACGATTGGTGAACCACAACACGAAGCCCCTGCTGTCGTGGTTGACACCCTAGCCAACAGCCTAAACGGCATCAGCAAGTACCCTAGCACAAAAGGGGAATTACCGCTTAGACGTGCCATTAGTGACTGGGCACAACGCCGTTTTTCACTTGATAACCTAAACCCTGACACTGAAATTTTGCCCGTTTCAGGTACACGAGAGGCGTTATTTGCCATCACCCAAACCCTGGTTGGCGAAAAGCAAAACGCCTTGGTCATCAGCCCCAACCCGTTTTATCAGATTTATGAAGGTGCCGGTATTTTAGCCGGCGCTGACTTGTTCTTTTTACCTTGCGGTTCAGACACACAGTACAAAGTCGATTATTCCTTGGTGGACGACGCCACCTGGGCGCGCTGTGAAGTTTTGTTTGTTTGCTCGCCCAACAACCCAAGCGGCACCATTACGACACTGGACGATTATGCTTACCTAATCGACAAGGCCCACACGCATAATTTCACTATCGTTGCCGATGAATGCTACTCGGAAATTTATTTTGGTGAACAAGCACCATTAGGCTTATTAGAAGCGTGTCAACGACTGGGTCACACGGACTACAAACAGTGCCTTATCTTCCAATCCCTTTCCAAACGTTCAAATCTTCCCGGCCTACGCTCTGGGTTTGTCGCAGGCGATGCTGCCATTTTGACGCCGTTTTTACTTTATCGAACCTACCAAGGTTGCGCTATGCCCATTCACCACCAAGAGGCCTCTGTGGCGGCCTGGAATGATGAGGCACATGTCATCAAAAATCGCGAAATCTACACTCGTAAATTTGACTCAGTTTTAGAGATTTTGTCGCCCATTATGCCCATCAGCAAACCCGAGGCTGGTTTTTATTTGTGGCCAGAACTGATCATGACAGACGAAGATTTTTGCACCGCACTCTATCAAGAAGAGTCTGTACTGGTGTTACCAGGCAGCTACTTAGGTCGAGAAGTGGATGGCAAAAACCCTGGCAGCCATCACGTCCGCATGGCCCTTGTCGCAGAAGAATCCGAGTGCGTTGAGGCCGCCAAACGAATACGTGACTTCCTCAGTCGCCGATAA